The genomic DNA AGATTGGTTTGGGTCGAGTGGAGAGGTCGAGGCGACGATTCAGTATGACGATTTTAGGCCGATCGAAGAGGTGAAAAGTATTCAGGCAGAGGCTATGGGTGATCAAGATGTTCGACTATTCCGTCCCTTCAAGATTTTTCTGGAAGATGGGCGTGGACAAGGCTCAGTGCAAGTCACTTTCCACGAGATGCATCACAATCAAGCCATGCGGGCAGAAGATTTAGGTCAGGTCTCATAATCGTCGATGAAAATCCTTGCGGTTGAAACGGCCACGACATGGCAGAGTGTCGCAATTCTCGAAGATGATCTTATCCTTGCGACGCATGAGCAAGAGGCCGGTGGTGCTCAAGACTCTCTCCTTTTACCCACTATCGATCGATTGCTGTCTCAATCCGGATTGCAGCTCAACGATCTCAGTGGGCTTGCCTGTTCGATTGGCCCGGGTTCGTTTACCGGTATCCGAGTGGGAATTGCAACGTGCCTAGGACTTCGGGGAGCCACCGATCTTCCTCTCACGCTGGTGCCGACACTGGAAGCCATGGCGAGGAATCTGGAAACGGCAACCGTTCCGGTCTGTCCGATGTTGGTGAGTCGTCGTGGGGAAGTATACTGGGCGATTTTTCGTGGGGCAGAAGCTCAGGGATTGAATCGTGTACTGAGCGAACAAGTGGGAACCCCACAAGTATTAGCGCAGAGCCTCATTGAACACACGATAGTATTTGGAGCCGGATGGTCGTCGATGGGACAT from Nitrospira sp. includes the following:
- a CDS encoding tRNA threonylcarbamoyladenosine biosynthesis protein TsaB — protein: MKILAVETATTWQSVAILEDDLILATHEQEAGGAQDSLLLPTIDRLLSQSGLQLNDLSGLACSIGPGSFTGIRVGIATCLGLRGATDLPLTLVPTLEAMARNLETATVPVCPMLVSRRGEVYWAIFRGAEAQGLNRVLSEQVGTPQVLAQSLIEHTIVFGAGWSSMGHEIQAALPPSVTVTVGPDRAFRPSAIQVARIGMERFRRGEIAGDLVAPLYVQRTSAEIQYERGGSPLARRRQRVDTKIAERLARGRRRSPL